The region TTCAGATCATGCTTTCTGAGTTTGAGCTGGGCAAAGTCTTTTTCAAACTCAGCAATAAAGTGTTCAGCTACTTCTGCCGCATCACGGCTGTCTTTGTTTGCTCTATCAATGATTTTATCGTCAACATCCGTGTAATTGTAAACGTACGTCACTTTGTAGCCTGATTCTTCTAACCAATTGCGTACAAGGTTAAAAAATATCGGACCTCGAAAGTTGCCAATATGAAGCAAATCGTAAACCGTCGGCCCACAGACATACATTGTCACTTCATTGCTTTTTATTGGTACAAACTCTTCTTTTTTTCTCGTAGCCGTGTTGGTGATTCGAAGTGCCATGCTCCCATTTCTTACAAAGGTAACCTCACTAGGCAATCGAAAAGTAGCAGTCTAAGTCGTTAGAGATCCCCGAACAGTATAAGGTGAGGTTTTTGCAAACCGCTTTAATAGAGTTTCTTAAAGCGGCGTTTGAGAACAAATAAGAATAGCTAAGGATGAAGGGTTCTAGTTAATTTCTAGCGGCGCTTGGCTCAGCTTCGCTAAGCCAAAGTCTGCTGGATGTAGCGAAAAGACTCTGCTTTTTTAAAGTTTATCGCCCACGCCCGTCTGCTGTGATCCCACAATCGTAGACCCATTTGCCATCTGGTGCGTCGCTAGGCGGCGCGCCTGGTCCGTAGTTGATCTTCACAAACTTCCCTTTTGCTGCGAGTTGCCCGGCTACATAGGTGCGCCATCCCCTCGTTCCCATGTTAAAGGTGTATTTAACCCACTCTTCACCGCTCGGTAGCGTGCCTTCTTCTTTTCGAACGGAAAGAATTTCGCCCATTTTAGATGCGTCCTCTAGTGTGCGGGCATCGCATCTTAAAAGAGCAGAAGCATATTCTAGTTGCTCGTAAGTTGCCGGTGTAACCTGATCATCGCCGTTTCTCTCACCCGCGCTGGCTCCAATTGCCAAGGAAAACAAAACCCCAGCCAAAATAGTTACTTTGTTCACTCGATTTCCCCTTCATTTCGTTTAAGAGATTGATAATTTAGATGCAATTTCCTTTTTCCGCAGATTCCATAAGCCGCTGAGTTGATTCAGTCGATAGTTTGACGAATTTGATTTTTGTTCGCCCGACAGTCGCATCGCCTTTCAGAACTCCATAATCCGTATTGAAGTTGTTAAGAACTAACTCTTTTTGGCCATCAATTTCGAAGATAAACTCTTTATCGCTGATTTTAAGAGCCGTCGAAATCAAACAAGCCGCCAATTCAGTCGTGTTAGTATTGAAGACAGCGAGTCGAGCGCCCGCGCCACTTATTCCTTCTTCTTCGGTTCCGCTTATGCATACAGCAGGATACATGACACCCGTATCCAAAAGTTGATAACAGCCATCGAAACTGCTGGCGTTCGCGTTGCCTACGTTGGCAATAGCCGAAGTGAAAAAAGCGAAGAAAACAAATACGAATTTCATAGAACCCCCTTTGTGATGTTCGGCTGGTTTTAGCTGCGCTGTAAGCCAGCGATCAAACCAATAACCCTGTTTGAAATATTTATATGGCCCGTCGTGAGCCACACACCTACGCGGGTAAGGCGTATCTCAGCGGATTAACTAGACGTAGCCTAGCCATTCTATCGATCCCTAAGACTTACTTTAGCGCGCGAAGGGGCTCGCTCACCGGACCGATAGGGGCCTTTAAGCCGTTGTTGTCGTGCTTCCCTTTAGCTCATCACGCCAGCGCGGCGAAGGAGCTCACTCACCGGAATCAAAGGCACGAGCAGCTTCAACTCTGCGCCTTGAGGCTTACCGATCACAAAAACACGAAGAGGTTGAAAGAGCTGCTTTCCTTTAACGCCAGCCTCTTTTTGCAAGGTGGCTTGGAGTTCGTTGAAATCTTGCTCTGACAAATATGTGGTCTGCGCCTTATCGGCACCGCCGTGGGCCTGAACTCTTTGCTCAAGTAGAGAAGTCCACACAGAGAGTACCTTTTCCGTAGTAGGCCAGCTCAAAACTTCTTTTCCTTCTTGTGAAACTTGAAACTCATTTGGATCAAACGGTCTCAGCAGTTCGACAACGTCGGCGAGCGTCTCCATAGCGGGCTTAAAAACCGGCATTGCTCTTAAAATCCAATCAGGATTTGCAAATGAAAGAGTCAGCTCACTCGGCACATAATCAAGATAGTCGAGAATTCTTTGCCAAAGCTCCACATCTGGCAAGGCTCGCAAATGCTGGGCATTCATCCATTTTAGCTTCACTTCATCAAACACAGCAGGTGAAGAATGAAAGCGAGCCGGATCAAAACTTTGAATCATCTCTTCTTCAGTCAAGATTTCTTTGCCATCGCGGTGCGACCAACCAAGTAGGCAAATAAAGTTTTTAAGAGCCTCGGGTAGATAGCCCTGTCGACGGTACTCGTCACAGCTCGTGGCCCCGTGCCTTTTACTGAGTTTTTGCTTATCAGCGCCTAAAATTATAGAAAGGTGTCCAAAAACAGGTGGCACAAAACCAAAGGCTTCATACAGCATAAGCTGCCGAACGGTGTTACTCAGGTGCTCTTCTCCGCGAAGAACATGGGTGATGCCCATAAGTGCGTCGTCCACAACGCAGCAAAAGTTATAGACTGGCATTCCGTCAGAGCGAAGAATCACGAAGTCTCCTACCATCCCTTCCGGAAAGTCTACATTGCCTCTTACCATATCATTGAAGCCATAGGCTTTATTGACGTCGACTTTAAATCGAATCGTTGCTTTCTCACCTTTTGAAAGTCGTTCTTGCGCTTCTTGAAAGGTGAGATTTCTGTGTGTTCCGTCGTAATGGGGAGCCTTATTTTCTGCGACAGCTTTTTCTTTTTTCACAGTCAGTTCTTCTTCGGTGCAGAAGCAGTAAAACGCTTTTCCGGATTTGACCAACTCGACAGCTTTTTGTTGGTAGATTTCTTTTCGCTCACTTTGCCTATAAGGACCATTTGGTCCGCCAACCTCAACGCCCTCATCCCAGTTAAGCCCTAGCCAACGCAAATCGGAGAGTTGCATGTTCATGGCTACGTCGGTGCTCCGCGCTTGATCAGTATCTTCAACGCGTAGGAGAAACTGGCCGTTATTATTTCGAGCAAAGAGGAAGTTGTAGAGCGCCGTGCGAGCGCCGCCAACGTGAAGGTATCCGGTAGGGCTTGGAGCAAATCGAACTCGTGTCATGTTTAGTTGATACTACGCTTTTACGAGCAGAAGCAACGACGTAGAAGTGAGTCCCTAGCGAAGCGTAGGGCTTGATTCTACCAGGCGCGACGACATAAGTACTTAGTAAGCGGCTGGTGTGGGTTTTTACCAGGCGCGAAGTGAGTCCTAGCGAAGCGTAGGGTTTGATTCTACTAGGCGCGACGACATAAGTACTTAGTAAGCGGCTGGTGTGAGTTTTTACCAGGCGCGAGGTGAGTCCCTAGCGAAGCGTAGGGTTTGATTCTACTAGGCGCGACGACGATGCTGTATGTTTAATACAGCGAGGAGGATGCAACGACGTAGAGTCAAGCCCTACGCTTTGCTAGAAGCCGAAGATTTCGCGGACTTCCTTCTCCATACTCTCCTCATGCTCGCGAGTGGCCAAAGCCAGCTCCTTTATAAGAAGAGTGCGGGCGGTATCGAGCATTTTTCGCTCTCCAAAGCTGAGGTCTTTATCGACTTTGAGTAAAAAGAGATCCCTGAGAACTTCGGCAATTTCAAAAACAGAACCTGTTTTGATTTTTTCCATGTATTCACGGTAACGTCGATTCCAAGTTTGGTTGTCGATTTTGATATCCGTTTTCTTGAGAATATCTAAAACTTCGCCAGCTTCTTGCTTAGAGATGATTCTTCTAAGACCTACGCTTCTGACGTTACTCATCGGAACCATGATTTTCATACCGGTTTCAGAGATGCGGATTAGATAAAACGTCTGCTGACTGCCCATGATTTCTTTGCGTTCTATACCGACAACTTCCCCGACACCATGCCCTGGATAAACGGCATGATCGCCAATCTCAAAATGGATTGCGACTTCTTGAACTTTTACGGACGTCGATGTCACAGTTTTCAAGGCAACTCCTACTTGAGTGTGTTTATAGGACCAAGCTCGGGGCGCTGGCGTTACTGCTGCGGGCGCGGGAGCCACCTGTGGGCGCCTGGCTAATGCAGCGGCAGCTGAAGCGGCTCGCGCGGCTGGAACTCTCGAAACTGGCCCCTTAACGGCACTCAGGGCGGCATTTGATTCTATTTTTTTCACGGTCACCTTTTTTTTAGAAGGTTTTAAAGGCGAACCCTTGACCGCTCTGATCAGTGTTTTACCTTTGCCAACGACTTTCGTCTTTTTCGAGGTTTTGCCCCCATTCATAGGGAGCGAACTTAACACTTTTGACACAGTCGATCAACGAAACTTTGTCTGAATCTTGCAGCATATGCCAAAAAATGCAGAGTTTAAGAAGTAAATTCACTAGCAACTGCATCTTTTAATTAAAAATTGACTCAAAGCGGCAGATGAGTCTCGAGAATTTCTAGAAATTCATGCTCTGAAGTTTTCGAGAACTAAGTTAAGAAATATCCCCTAACTCCCAACCTCGTAGCTTCGAGAGCTCTTTTTTGAGAGTTTGTAATTGAGAGGATTTAGTTGGATCAGCCGTCGACTCCACTAAGGCGAAAGCCGACTCTTTGGCTTTCATCAAGATCTCTTGATCGCGAATTATATGAGCCATTTGAAAGCCACCGAGCCCTGACTGACGGTGGCCAAGGAACTCCCCTGGGCCCCTGAGTTCAAGGTCCGCCTCCGCCACTTTAAAGCCATCATCGCTTTGCTCAAGAACTCTCACTCGGTCGATGGCCTCTTGCGAAACCGCGTGACCGAGACTCAGAATGCAAAAACTCTGGTGGCTACCACGACCGACGCGCCCCCTTAGTTGATGAAGCTGAGAAAGCCCGAAGCGTTCGGAGTGCTCGATCCAAATGATGTTGGCGTTAGGTACATCCACTCCTACCTCAATCACCGTCGTACTTACCAGCAGACTCAGTGCACCGGCGCGAAAACTCTCCATCACTTCACGTTTTTCTTTAGCAGACATCCGCCCATGTAGAAGTCCTACTTGAAAAGGTTGGAATTTTTCTCTTAACAGTTCACATTGCGTTGCTGCATTTTTGAGATCCAGCTTTTCACTTTCTTCCACAAGCGGATAGACCACGTATGCTTGCCGGCTTTTTTCTAATTGCTTGCGTACAAAATCCTCGACCTGTGGGCGCTTCGATTCAAAGGCAACCCTTGTTTGAATTGGCTTACGTCCGTGGGGTTTTTCTCTGATAGAAGAAACATCTAAGTCTCCGTAAACTGTCATCGCTAGTGTTCTTGGAATCGGTGTAGCCGACATAATTAAGTTGTGAGGCTGCTCACCTTTGTCTTTCAAAACCTTTCTTTGAGTAACCCCGAAGCGGTGCTGCTCATCGATGATCACAAGTCCTAATTTTTGAAATTCCACTCCCTCTTGAATGAGAGCATGAGTGCCAATGCATACAGAAAACTCACCCGATTTGAGTTGAGCCTGAACCTGTTGTTTTTCGTTAGAGGTTTGCCCCCCGACTAAAAGTCCGATGCGGGCAGACTCTATCGGCAAAGTCTTTAATGCATTTTGGTAAAGTTGTTCTGCCAATATTTCTGTCGGAGCCATAATAGCGACCTGAAAGCCGTTTTCTACCGCAACGAGTGCTGCCATAAATGCAACCAAGGTTTTGCCAGATCCGACATCCCCCTGGAGAAGTCGGTTCATCGGGGAATTTTTAGAAAGATCTTTGAGAATTTCTTCAAAGGCCCTGATCTGCCCCGTCGTGGGCTGAAAGCTTAGTTGTGATTTAAACTTTTCAACGAGAGTCAACTTCGGGCTCAGCTCATAAGCCTCTAAGCGAAGCAAATTCCGTTTTTTCGTGGCCCAAAAAATCTCTAGCCGGAAGAACTCATCGAAAATAAGCCGAATCTGGCCCGGGGAACGAAACCGGGCATAAAGCTCAGCCTGCCCCGCATGTGGCTCATGAATGTCTTTTAAGGCTTCGTGCAGTCCGATCAAACTATGCTGATGGCGAATGTGAACAGGCAAGTGGTCTTTAACGTTGTTCTTTACAGCCTCTAAAGTGGTCGCAATGATTTTTCGCAGTCGCTGAGGAGATAAACCCTCAATTTCAACGTAGATGGGAACGACCCCTGACTCCTCAGTTTCTTGTGATTCTGTTTCGATGGGCCTGAGATCGGGGTGATGAAACTCGAGAGTATTACGATAGACCTGCGGCTTCCCAGACACCCTCACCATTGTGCCCGGCTGAAACCTATCTGAGAATCCCTTAAAGGGAATGCGAAAGTATTTGCAAGCAATCAGTCCGGAATCATCTTTGATAACTATCGTAACAACTTTGCGCCGCGAACGACCTAGGGTACTTGTGCTTACTTTGACAACTGAGGCCTTCAGGCTAACGAGTTCACCGCTATTGAGCGAAGTAATGCTTCTGGCGACCCTTCGATCTTCGAAAGCTCGAGGGTAAAAATGGAGCAGGTCTTGAACACAATAAATGCCTCGACCCTCAAACAACTTGGCGATGCCTGGGCCCACTCCCTTCACGTATTGGATACTTGTGTCAAACCATAGCTCGCCCGCTGCCATAAAAAGCCCCGCTTAACCCTAGACATCTGATCAATCGACCGTCAGACTTAAAGGGTCTATGTCTAAAGAGGAACGCTACTTTAAAATTCGAATAAACTCAATTCATCCCGATTTCACAACGACTTTCGATTTGTTTGTGTTTATCAACAATCATCACGTCCTTTATTTGCGGGCCGGCGATAAGATGGACAAGGCTAAGCTGCAGACTTTTGTAAATAGGGGCACGGATGTGTTCTATGTGCGCGAAGGTGAACGGCACCTTTATAAAGCGTACGTTCATGATTGTTTGAACAAGAACTCCATCTCACCTGAGCGAAAAGCTAAGCTTCTAAGAGAAAGCTCCATGTCTCTTGTCGAGGAGCTATTTGAAAGCCCCAATTTGGCTGAGGCCCTGAGCCACACAAAAGAAGTTGTCGAGCAATTTATCGACTTCATGAACAGCGAAGCAGAAGCCTTTGTTGAGCTCATTGGGCTTTCGAGTCACGACTTTTACACTTACAATCACAGTTTAGATGTCAGCATTTATTCGCTCGGCCTTGCTCAGTCGGCCGGATACACCGATCACAATGAACTTATGCAAATAGGAACAGGCGGACTTCTTCACGATATTGGAAAGCGCTACGTTGATACGAGTATTATCTGTAAAAAAGGTGCGCTCACAGACGAGGAGTGGGAGCAAATGAAAATGCATCCTACTTGGGGCCTACAAATTGTCAGCGAATTCGCGCATGTGAACGATGCCGTAAAAGCCTGCGTCTTTGAACATCATGAAAATTTTCTTGGTAACGGTTATCCACGTGGTATACGCGGAGAAGAAATACACCCAATGGCGCGCATAGTGGCCATATCCGATACCTATGATGCGTTAACCACAAAACGTAGTTACAACGATCCAATGCCGCCAACTCAAGCACTGAATCTTATGAAGGATCGCCTCAAGGCGCGCTTCGACCCAGTTCTGCTTGAAGCTTTTTATTCAGTGCTTTTTAAAATGAACAACGGCGACTCGATCGCCGGTTAGAAATACCTTTCGGAGTATACGCCTCATGTTCTCGGGGCTTGTGTTCCAGCTACGCGCGGCTGTCTCTAAATGCAAACTGAGCGCTTCATCGTCTTCATCTTGAAGGGCATTTTGCACTAACCTGATATCCACTCCGTAAAGCCTCTCAGCAAAGTCAATGACATCGGATTCGGTGCGCGACCTGCTCTTTGCAATTTTGTTCCAATCATTCAAAGTTCGAGCTGCGCGTAGGGCTACATCTTCGCTCAGCTGATAGCGAAGGGCATATTCCTTTGCAGCGGCACCAATAACTTCTTCTTCTCGGCTGCCTTCAGTCGCAAGCA is a window of Bdellovibrionales bacterium CG10_big_fil_rev_8_21_14_0_10_45_34 DNA encoding:
- a CDS encoding glutamate--tRNA ligase, with the translated sequence MTRVRFAPSPTGYLHVGGARTALYNFLFARNNNGQFLLRVEDTDQARSTDVAMNMQLSDLRWLGLNWDEGVEVGGPNGPYRQSERKEIYQQKAVELVKSGKAFYCFCTEEELTVKKEKAVAENKAPHYDGTHRNLTFQEAQERLSKGEKATIRFKVDVNKAYGFNDMVRGNVDFPEGMVGDFVILRSDGMPVYNFCCVVDDALMGITHVLRGEEHLSNTVRQLMLYEAFGFVPPVFGHLSIILGADKQKLSKRHGATSCDEYRRQGYLPEALKNFICLLGWSHRDGKEILTEEEMIQSFDPARFHSSPAVFDEVKLKWMNAQHLRALPDVELWQRILDYLDYVPSELTLSFANPDWILRAMPVFKPAMETLADVVELLRPFDPNEFQVSQEGKEVLSWPTTEKVLSVWTSLLEQRVQAHGGADKAQTTYLSEQDFNELQATLQKEAGVKGKQLFQPLRVFVIGKPQGAELKLLVPLIPVSELLRRAGVMS
- a CDS encoding ATP-dependent DNA helicase RecG, translated to MAAGELWFDTSIQYVKGVGPGIAKLFEGRGIYCVQDLLHFYPRAFEDRRVARSITSLNSGELVSLKASVVKVSTSTLGRSRRKVVTIVIKDDSGLIACKYFRIPFKGFSDRFQPGTMVRVSGKPQVYRNTLEFHHPDLRPIETESQETEESGVVPIYVEIEGLSPQRLRKIIATTLEAVKNNVKDHLPVHIRHQHSLIGLHEALKDIHEPHAGQAELYARFRSPGQIRLIFDEFFRLEIFWATKKRNLLRLEAYELSPKLTLVEKFKSQLSFQPTTGQIRAFEEILKDLSKNSPMNRLLQGDVGSGKTLVAFMAALVAVENGFQVAIMAPTEILAEQLYQNALKTLPIESARIGLLVGGQTSNEKQQVQAQLKSGEFSVCIGTHALIQEGVEFQKLGLVIIDEQHRFGVTQRKVLKDKGEQPHNLIMSATPIPRTLAMTVYGDLDVSSIREKPHGRKPIQTRVAFESKRPQVEDFVRKQLEKSRQAYVVYPLVEESEKLDLKNAATQCELLREKFQPFQVGLLHGRMSAKEKREVMESFRAGALSLLVSTTVIEVGVDVPNANIIWIEHSERFGLSQLHQLRGRVGRGSHQSFCILSLGHAVSQEAIDRVRVLEQSDDGFKVAEADLELRGPGEFLGHRQSGLGGFQMAHIIRDQEILMKAKESAFALVESTADPTKSSQLQTLKKELSKLRGWELGDIS
- a CDS encoding HD family phosphohydrolase — its product is MSKEERYFKIRINSIHPDFTTTFDLFVFINNHHVLYLRAGDKMDKAKLQTFVNRGTDVFYVREGERHLYKAYVHDCLNKNSISPERKAKLLRESSMSLVEELFESPNLAEALSHTKEVVEQFIDFMNSEAEAFVELIGLSSHDFYTYNHSLDVSIYSLGLAQSAGYTDHNELMQIGTGGLLHDIGKRYVDTSIICKKGALTDEEWEQMKMHPTWGLQIVSEFAHVNDAVKACVFEHHENFLGNGYPRGIRGEEIHPMARIVAISDTYDALTTKRSYNDPMPPTQALNLMKDRLKARFDPVLLEAFYSVLFKMNNGDSIAG